Proteins encoded within one genomic window of Sebastes fasciatus isolate fSebFas1 chromosome 18, fSebFas1.pri, whole genome shotgun sequence:
- the LOC141756526 gene encoding protein NLRC3-like isoform X2: MAERRAAVKETAEPDFLQFNDLACEAVGGKMRKMETPEEALLRTLKDLGAKDFKEFKWYLQDPEGFPAIPKSLLENADRVDTVDQMFLTYSINTIKVTRIILVKMNQNDLVKKLSKIISEPAEILAECQRKLKNNLQKKFQYVYEGITKAGNSELLNQIYTEIYISMGETGEVNMEHEVRQIETASRKPDRPETTIRCEDIFKLSPGSDKPIRTVMTKGVAGIGKTVLTQKFTLDWAEDKANQDIQFTFPFTFRELNVLKEKKYSLVKLVNLFFTETEAAGIYSFEEFPVVFIFDGLDECRLPLDVLLTNLIRGKLLPSARLWITTRPAAANQIPPECVDRVTEVRGFTDPQKEEYFRTRFRDEEQAGRIISHIKTSRSLHIMCHIPVFCWITATVLEKVLKAREGGELPKTLTEMYIRFLVVQSKKTNDKYDGGAEKDSNWSPESTKMIKPLGKLAFEQLQKGKLIFYKSDLTECDIDITAASVYSGVFTKIFKEEGGPYQDKMFCFVHLSVQEFLAALHVHLTFINSGVNLMAEATWWSKVFRRQPKLRHLYQSAVDKALQSRNGHLDLFLRFLLGLSLETNQTLLQGLLTQTGSSSQINQKTVKYIKKKINGNLSPEKSINLFHCLNELNDGSLVEEIQQSLRSGRLSTDELSPAQLSALVFILLSSDQDLDVFDLKKYSASEDALLRLLPVAEWL; encoded by the exons AtggcagagaggagagcagcggTGAAGGAAACAGCAGAGCCCGACTTCCTGCAGTTTAATGATCTGGCCTGTGAGGCGGTCGGTGGGAAGATGA GAAAGATGGAGACACCTGAAGAGGCCCTCTTGAGAACTTTGAAAGATTTAGGAGCCAAAGATTTTAAAGAATTCAAGTGGTACCTGCAGGACCCAGAAGGCTTCCCAGCAATCCCAAAGAGTCTACTGGAGAATGCAGACAGGGTGGACACAGTGGATCAGATGTTCCTGACCTACAGTATAAACACTATTAAAGTGACAAGAATCATTTTAGTGAAGATGAACCAGAATGATCTTGTGAAGAAATTATCAAAAATCATCTCAGAACCTGCAG AGATTCTTGCTGAGTGCCAgagaaaactgaaaaataacttacaaaagAAGTTCCAGTATGTGTATGAGGGGATCACAAAAGCAGGAAATTCTGAACTTCTGAATCAGATCTACACAGAGATCTACATCTCAATGGGAGAGACTGGAGAGGTCAACATGGAACATGAAGTCAGACAGATTGAAACAGCATCCAGGAAACCAGACAGACCAGAAACAACAATCAGATGTGAAGACATCTTTAAACTCTCACCTGGAAGTGATaaaccaatcagaacagtgatGACAAAGGGAGTGGCTGGCATCGGGAAAACAGTCTTAAcacagaagttcactctggactgggctgaAGACAAAGCCAACCAGGACATACAGTTCACATTTCCATTCACTTTCAGAGAGCTGAATGTGCTGAAAGAGAAAAAGTACAGCTTGGTGAAACTTGTTAATCTCTTCTTtactgaaactgaagcagcaggaATCTACAGCTTTGAAGAGTTCCCGGTcgtgttcatctttgacggtcTGGATGAGTGTCGGCTTCCCCTGGATGTGCTGCTGACAAACCTCATCAGGGGGAAACTGCTTCCCTCTGCTCGCCTCTGGATAACCACACGACccgcagcagccaatcagatccctcctgagtgtgttgacagggtgacagaggtcagagggttcaCCGACccacagaaggaggagtacttcagaaCGAGATTcagagatgaggagcaggcCGGCAGAATCATCTCCCACATCAAGACATCACgaagcctccacatcatgtgccaCATCCcggtcttctgctggatcactgctacagttctggagaAGGTGTTGAAggccagagagggaggagagctgcccaagaccctgactgagaTGTACATCCGCTTCCTGGTGGTTCAGTCTAAAAAGACGAACGACAAGTATGATGGAGGTGCTGAGAAAGATTCAAACTGGAGTCCAGAGAGCACTAAGATGATTAAGCCTCTGGGGAAACTGGCTtttgagcagctgcagaaagGCAAACTGATCTTCTATAAATCTGACCTGACAGAGTGTGACATCGATATCACAGCAGCCTCAGTGTACTCAGGAGTGTTCACAAAGATCTTTAAAGAGGAGGGAGGACCGTACCAGGACAAGATGTTCTGCTTCGTCCATCTGAGTGTTCAAGAGTTCCTGGCTGCTCTTCATGTCCATCTGACATTCATCAACTCTGGTGTCAATCTGATGGCAGAAGCAACATGGTGGTCTAAAGTATTTAGACGGCAACCTAAACTAAGACATCTCTACCAGAGTGCTGTGGACAAGGCCTTACAGAGTCGCAACGGACACCTGGACTTGTTCCTCCGCTTCCTCCTGGGTCTTTCACTAGAGACCAATCAGACTCTCCTACAAGGTCTGctgacacagacaggaagtagctCACAGATCAACCAGAAAACTGTAAAGTACATCAAGAAGAAGATCAATGGGAATCTGTCACCAGAGAAAAGCATCAATCTGTTCCACTGTCTGAatgaactgaatgatggttCTCTAGTGGAGGAGATTCAACAGTCCCTGAGATCAGGACGTCTCTCTACGGATGAACTGTCTCCTGCTCAGTTGTCAGCTCTGGTCTTCATCTTACTGTCATCAGATCAAGATTTGGACGTGTTCGACCTGAAGAAATACTCTGCTTCAGAGGATGCTCTTCTGAGGCTGCTGCCAGTG GCTGAGTGGCTGTAA
- the LOC141756526 gene encoding protein NLRC3-like isoform X1, whose translation MAERRAAVKETAEPDFLQFNDLACEAVGGKMRKMETPEEALLRTLKDLGAKDFKEFKWYLQDPEGFPAIPKSLLENADRVDTVDQMFLTYSINTIKVTRIILVKMNQNDLVKKLSKIISEPAEILAECQRKLKNNLQKKFQYVYEGITKAGNSELLNQIYTEIYISMGETGEVNMEHEVRQIETASRKPDRPETTIRCEDIFKLSPGSDKPIRTVMTKGVAGIGKTVLTQKFTLDWAEDKANQDIQFTFPFTFRELNVLKEKKYSLVKLVNLFFTETEAAGIYSFEEFPVVFIFDGLDECRLPLDVLLTNLIRGKLLPSARLWITTRPAAANQIPPECVDRVTEVRGFTDPQKEEYFRTRFRDEEQAGRIISHIKTSRSLHIMCHIPVFCWITATVLEKVLKAREGGELPKTLTEMYIRFLVVQSKKTNDKYDGGAEKDSNWSPESTKMIKPLGKLAFEQLQKGKLIFYKSDLTECDIDITAASVYSGVFTKIFKEEGGPYQDKMFCFVHLSVQEFLAALHVHLTFINSGVNLMAEATWWSKVFRRQPKLRHLYQSAVDKALQSRNGHLDLFLRFLLGLSLETNQTLLQGLLTQTGSSSQINQKTVKYIKKKINGNLSPEKSINLFHCLNELNDGSLVEEIQQSLRSGRLSTDELSPAQLSALVFILLSSDQDLDVFDLKKYSASEDALLRLLPVVKVSNKALLSGCNLSERSCKALSSVLSSQSCSLRELDLSNNNLQDSGVKPLCVGLKSPHCALETLRLSGCLITKDGCASLASALSSNPSHLRELDLSYNHPGDSGVKLLSAGVEDPHWRLETLKYNKR comes from the exons AtggcagagaggagagcagcggTGAAGGAAACAGCAGAGCCCGACTTCCTGCAGTTTAATGATCTGGCCTGTGAGGCGGTCGGTGGGAAGATGA GAAAGATGGAGACACCTGAAGAGGCCCTCTTGAGAACTTTGAAAGATTTAGGAGCCAAAGATTTTAAAGAATTCAAGTGGTACCTGCAGGACCCAGAAGGCTTCCCAGCAATCCCAAAGAGTCTACTGGAGAATGCAGACAGGGTGGACACAGTGGATCAGATGTTCCTGACCTACAGTATAAACACTATTAAAGTGACAAGAATCATTTTAGTGAAGATGAACCAGAATGATCTTGTGAAGAAATTATCAAAAATCATCTCAGAACCTGCAG AGATTCTTGCTGAGTGCCAgagaaaactgaaaaataacttacaaaagAAGTTCCAGTATGTGTATGAGGGGATCACAAAAGCAGGAAATTCTGAACTTCTGAATCAGATCTACACAGAGATCTACATCTCAATGGGAGAGACTGGAGAGGTCAACATGGAACATGAAGTCAGACAGATTGAAACAGCATCCAGGAAACCAGACAGACCAGAAACAACAATCAGATGTGAAGACATCTTTAAACTCTCACCTGGAAGTGATaaaccaatcagaacagtgatGACAAAGGGAGTGGCTGGCATCGGGAAAACAGTCTTAAcacagaagttcactctggactgggctgaAGACAAAGCCAACCAGGACATACAGTTCACATTTCCATTCACTTTCAGAGAGCTGAATGTGCTGAAAGAGAAAAAGTACAGCTTGGTGAAACTTGTTAATCTCTTCTTtactgaaactgaagcagcaggaATCTACAGCTTTGAAGAGTTCCCGGTcgtgttcatctttgacggtcTGGATGAGTGTCGGCTTCCCCTGGATGTGCTGCTGACAAACCTCATCAGGGGGAAACTGCTTCCCTCTGCTCGCCTCTGGATAACCACACGACccgcagcagccaatcagatccctcctgagtgtgttgacagggtgacagaggtcagagggttcaCCGACccacagaaggaggagtacttcagaaCGAGATTcagagatgaggagcaggcCGGCAGAATCATCTCCCACATCAAGACATCACgaagcctccacatcatgtgccaCATCCcggtcttctgctggatcactgctacagttctggagaAGGTGTTGAAggccagagagggaggagagctgcccaagaccctgactgagaTGTACATCCGCTTCCTGGTGGTTCAGTCTAAAAAGACGAACGACAAGTATGATGGAGGTGCTGAGAAAGATTCAAACTGGAGTCCAGAGAGCACTAAGATGATTAAGCCTCTGGGGAAACTGGCTtttgagcagctgcagaaagGCAAACTGATCTTCTATAAATCTGACCTGACAGAGTGTGACATCGATATCACAGCAGCCTCAGTGTACTCAGGAGTGTTCACAAAGATCTTTAAAGAGGAGGGAGGACCGTACCAGGACAAGATGTTCTGCTTCGTCCATCTGAGTGTTCAAGAGTTCCTGGCTGCTCTTCATGTCCATCTGACATTCATCAACTCTGGTGTCAATCTGATGGCAGAAGCAACATGGTGGTCTAAAGTATTTAGACGGCAACCTAAACTAAGACATCTCTACCAGAGTGCTGTGGACAAGGCCTTACAGAGTCGCAACGGACACCTGGACTTGTTCCTCCGCTTCCTCCTGGGTCTTTCACTAGAGACCAATCAGACTCTCCTACAAGGTCTGctgacacagacaggaagtagctCACAGATCAACCAGAAAACTGTAAAGTACATCAAGAAGAAGATCAATGGGAATCTGTCACCAGAGAAAAGCATCAATCTGTTCCACTGTCTGAatgaactgaatgatggttCTCTAGTGGAGGAGATTCAACAGTCCCTGAGATCAGGACGTCTCTCTACGGATGAACTGTCTCCTGCTCAGTTGTCAGCTCTGGTCTTCATCTTACTGTCATCAGATCAAGATTTGGACGTGTTCGACCTGAAGAAATACTCTGCTTCAGAGGATGCTCTTCTGAGGCTGCTGCCAGTGGTCAAAGTCTCCAACAAAGCTCT GCTGAGTGGCTGTAACCTCTCAGAGAGAAGCTGTAAAGCTCTGTCTTCAGTTCTCAGCTCCCAGTCCTGtagtctgagagagctggacctgagtaacaacaacctgcaggattcaggagtgaagccgCTGTGTGTTGGACTGAAGAGTCCACACTGTGCACTGGAAACTCTCAG GTTGTCAGGCTGTCTGATCACAAAGGAcggctgtgcttctctggcctcagcgctgagctccaacccctcccatctgagagagctggacctgagctacaatcatccaggagactcaggagtgaagctgctgtctgctggagtggaggatccacactggagactggagactctCAAGTACAACAAAAGATAA
- the LOC141756542 gene encoding neoverrucotoxin subunit beta-like: MVPLDRKMLPNHDFFKRTLDRFTKTHLVLSDDNKTMTMLPSDFKDFDYWAQLLCRDGLTGRCYWEVEWRGGVNVLNCSELHYSVWHNDRGTHIPSSSSSSSGRVAVYVDYPAGTLSFYRVSSDTLIHLHTFNTTFTEPLYPGFAVGGLPGVITCPSVSLCSL, encoded by the exons ATGGTGCCACTGGACAGAAAGATGCTGCCCAATCATG atttCTTTAAACGCACACTGGACAGGTTCACAAAGACACACCTCGTATTGTCTGACGACAACAAGACGATGACAATGCTGCCTAGTGATTTTAAGGACTTTGACTACTGGGCTCAGCTGCTGTGTAGAGATGGTCTGACTGGtcgctgttactgggaggtggagtggagaggaggggTTAATGTACTGAACTGTTCAGAGCTTCATTACTCTGTTTGGCACAATGATAGAGGAACACacatcccctcctcttcctcttcctcctctggtaGAGTAGCAGTGTATGTGGACTATCCTGCTGGcactctgtccttctacagagtCTCCTCTGACACACTGATCCACCTCCACACCTTCAACACCACGTTCACTGAACCTCTTTATCCTGGGTTTGCAGTAGGTGGTCTTCCTGGAGTCATAACATGTccttcagtgtctctgtgttctctgtAG
- the LOC141756525 gene encoding protein NLRC3-like isoform X1 encodes MAERRAAVKETAEPDFLQFNDLACEAVGGKRGKMETPKEALLRTLKDLGGEDFREFKWYLQQSEVLEGFPAIPKSELETAERVVTVDQMFLTYSINTINVTKFVLVKMNQNDLVEKLSKIISEPAGILAECQRTLKNNLQKRFQYVFEKITKAGSSKLLNQIYTEIYISMEETGEVNMEHEVRQIETASRKRDRPETTIRCEDIFKLSPGSDEPIRTVMTKGVAGIGKTVLTQKFTLDWAEDKANQDIQFTFPFTFRELNVLKEKKYSLVELVHHFFTETKAAGICRFEEFPVVFIFDGLDECRLPLDFINNEILTDVTESTSVDVLLTNLIKGNLLRSARLWITTRPAAANQIPPECVGMVTEVRGFTDPQKEEYFRKRFRDEEQAGRIISHIKTSRSLHIMCHIPVFCWITATVLEEVLKTREGGELPKTLTEMYIHFLVVQSKQKNVKYHGKCERDPHWSPESREMIESLGKLAFEQLQKGNLIFYESDLKECRIDIRAASVYSGVFTQIFKEESGLYQDTVFCFVHLSVQEFLAALHVHLTFINSGVNLMAEATWWSKVFRGQPKLTHLYQSAVDKALQSRNGHLDLFLRFLLGLSLETNQTLLQGLLTQTGSSSQINQKAVKYIKKKINENLSPEKSINLFHCLNELNDGSLVEEIQQSLRSGRLSTDELSPAQWSALGFILLSSDKDLDVFDLKKYSSSEEALLRLLPVVKASNKALLSGCNLSKRSCEALSSVLSSQSCSLRELDLSNNDLQNSGVKLLSAGLKSTQCTLETLRLSDCRVTEAGCASLASALRSESSHLRELDLSNNDLRNSGVKALSAGLQDPHCTLKTLRLSDCRVTEAGCASLASALWSESSHLRELDLSNNDLQDSGVKPLCVGLKSPHCALETLRLSGCMITKDGYASLASALSSNPSHLRELDLSYNHPGDSGVKLLSAGVEDPHWRLETLKVDHDEQQRLKPGVRKCLRELLMD; translated from the exons AtggcagagaggagagcagcggTGAAGGAAACAGCAGAGCCCGACTTCCTGCAGTTTAATGATCTGGCCTGTGAGGCGGTCGGTGGGAAG AGAGGAAAGATGGAGACACCTAAAGAGGCCCTCTTGAGAACTTTGAAAGATTTAGGAGGCGAAGATTTTAGAGAATTCAAGTGGTACCTGCAGCAGTCAGAGGTCCTAGAAGGCTTCCCAGCAATCCCAAAGAGTGAACTGGAGACGGCTGAAAGAGTGGTCACAGTGGATCAGATGTTCCTGACCTACAGTATAAACACTATTAACGTGACAAAATTCGTTTTAGTGAAGATGAACCAGAATGATCTTGTGGAGAAATTATCAAAAATCATCTCAGAACCTGCAG GGATTCTTGCTGAGTGCCAGCGAACACTGaaaaataacttacaaaagAGGTTCCAGTATGTGTTTGAGAAAATCACAAAAGCAGGAAGTTCTAAACTTCTGAATCAGATCTACACAGAGATCTACATCTCAATGGAAGAGACTGGAGAGGTCAACATGGAACATGAAGTCAGACAGATTGAAACAGCATCCAGGAAACGAGACAGACCAGAAACAACAATCAGATGTGAAGACATCTTTAAACTCTCACCTGGAAGTGatgaaccaatcagaacagtgatGACAAAGGGAGTGGCTGGCATTGGGAAAACAGTCTTAAcacagaagttcactctggactgggctgaAGACAAAGCCAACCAGGACATACAGTTCACATTTCCATTCACTTTCAGAGAGCTGAATGTGCTGAAAGAGAAGAAGTACAGCTTGGTGGAACTTGTTCATCACTTCTTTACTGAAACCAAAGCAGCAGGAATCTGCAGGTTTGAAGAGTTCCCGGTcgtgttcatctttgacggtcTGGATGAGTGTCGACTTCCTCTGGACTTCATCAACAATGAGATCCTGACTGATGTTACAGAGTCCACCTCAGTGGATGTGCTGCTGACAAACCTCATCAAGGGGAATCTGCTACGCTCGGCTCGCCTCTGGATAACCAcacgacctgcagcagccaatcagatccctcctgagTGTGTTGGCATggtgacagaggtcagagggttcaCCGACccacagaaggaggagtacttcaggaagaggttcagagatgaggagcaggcTGGAAGAATCATCTCCCACATCAAGACATCGCgaagcctccacatcatgtgccaCATCCcggtcttctgctggatcactgctacggttctggaggaggtgttgaagaccagagagggaggagagctgcccaagaccctgactgagaTGTACATCCACTTCCTGGTGGTTCAGTCCAAACAGAAGAACGTCAAGTATCatggaaaatgtgagagagatCCACACTGGAGTCCAGAGAGCAGGGAGATGATCGAGTCTCTGGGGAAACTGGCAtttgagcagctgcagaaagGCAACCTTATCTTCTATGAATCTGACCTGAAAGAGTGTCGCATCGATATCAGAGCAGCCTCAGTGTACTCAGGAGTGTTCACACAGATCTTTAAAGAGGAGAGTGGACTGTACCAGGACACGGTGTTCTGCTTCGTCCATCTGAGTGTTCAGGAGTTCCTGGCTGCTCTTCACGTCCATCTGACATTCATCAACTCCGGTGTCAATCTGATGGCAGAAGCAACATGGTGGTCTAAAGTATTTAGAGGGCAACCTAAACTAACACATCTCTACCAGAGTGCTGTGGACAAGGCCTTACAGAGTCGCAACGGACACCTGGACTTGTTCCTCCGCTTCCTCCTGGGTCTTTCACTAGAGACCAATCAGACTCTCCTACAAGGTCTGctgacacagacaggaagtagctCACAGATCAACCAGAAAGCTGTAAAGTACATCAAGAAGAAGATCAATGAGAATCTGTCACCAGAGAAAAGCATCAATCTGTTCCACTGTCTGAatgaactgaatgatggttCTCTAGTGGAGGAGATCCAACAGTCCCTGAGATCAGGACGTCTCTCCACGGATGAACTGTCTCCTGCTCAGTGGTCAGCTCTGGGCTTCATCTTACTGTCATCAGATAAAGATCTGGATGTGTTCGACCTGAAGAAATACTCTAGTTCAGAGGAGGCTCTTCTGAGGCTGCTGCCAGTGGTCAAAGCCTCCAACAAAGCTCT GCTGAGTGGCTGTAACCTTTCAAAGAGAAGCTGTGAAGCACTGTCTTCAGTTCTCAGCTCCCAGTCCTGtagtctgagagagctggacctgagtaacaacGACCTGCAGAATTCCGGAGTGAAGCTGTTGTCTGCTGGACTGAAGAGTACACAATGTACACTGGAAACTCTCAG GCTGTCAGACTGTCGGGTCACAGAGGCaggctgtgcttctctggcctcagctctgcgGTCCGAatcctcccatctgagagagctggacctgagtaacaacGACCTACGGAATTCAGGAGTGAAGGCGCTCTCTGCTGGACTGCAGGATCCACACTGTACACTGAAAACTCTCAG GCTGTCAGACTGTCGGGTCACAGAGGCAGGCTGTGcctctctggcctcagctctgtggTCCGAatcctcccatctgagagagttggacctgagtaacaacgacctgcaggattcaggagtgaagccgCTGTGTGTTGGACTGAAGAGTCCACACTGTGCACTGGAAACTCTTAG GTTGTCAGGCTGTATGATCACAAAGGATGGCtatgcttctctggcctcagcgcTGAgttccaacccctcccatctgagagagctggacctgagctacaatcatccaggagactcaggggtgaagctgctgtctgctggagtggaggatccacactggagactggagactctCAA GGTGGACCATGATGAACAGCAGAGGTTAAAACCTGGTGTGAGGAAGT GTTTACGTGAACTCTTAATGGACTGA
- the LOC141756525 gene encoding protein NLRC3-like isoform X2 yields the protein MAERRAAVKETAEPDFLQFNDLACEAVGGKRGKMETPKEALLRTLKDLGGEDFREFKWYLQQSEVLEGFPAIPKSELETAERVVTVDQMFLTYSINTINVTKFVLVKMNQNDLVEKLSKIISEPAGILAECQRTLKNNLQKRFQYVFEKITKAGSSKLLNQIYTEIYISMEETGEVNMEHEVRQIETASRKRDRPETTIRCEDIFKLSPGSDEPIRTVMTKGVAGIGKTVLTQKFTLDWAEDKANQDIQFTFPFTFRELNVLKEKKYSLVELVHHFFTETKAAGICRFEEFPVVFIFDGLDECRLPLDFINNEILTDVTESTSVDVLLTNLIKGNLLRSARLWITTRPAAANQIPPECVGMVTEVRGFTDPQKEEYFRKRFRDEEQAGRIISHIKTSRSLHIMCHIPVFCWITATVLEEVLKTREGGELPKTLTEMYIHFLVVQSKQKNVKYHGKCERDPHWSPESREMIESLGKLAFEQLQKGNLIFYESDLKECRIDIRAASVYSGVFTQIFKEESGLYQDTVFCFVHLSVQEFLAALHVHLTFINSGVNLMAEATWWSKVFRGQPKLTHLYQSAVDKALQSRNGHLDLFLRFLLGLSLETNQTLLQGLLTQTGSSSQINQKAVKYIKKKINENLSPEKSINLFHCLNELNDGSLVEEIQQSLRSGRLSTDELSPAQWSALGFILLSSDKDLDVFDLKKYSSSEEALLRLLPVVKASNKALLSGCNLSKRSCEALSSVLSSQSCSLRELDLSNNDLQNSGVKLLSAGLKSTQCTLETLRLSDCRVTEAGCASLASALRSESSHLRELDLSNNDLRNSGVKALSAGLQDPHCTLKTLRLSGCMITKDGYASLASALSSNPSHLRELDLSYNHPGDSGVKLLSAGVEDPHWRLETLKVDHDEQQRLKPGVRKCLRELLMD from the exons AtggcagagaggagagcagcggTGAAGGAAACAGCAGAGCCCGACTTCCTGCAGTTTAATGATCTGGCCTGTGAGGCGGTCGGTGGGAAG AGAGGAAAGATGGAGACACCTAAAGAGGCCCTCTTGAGAACTTTGAAAGATTTAGGAGGCGAAGATTTTAGAGAATTCAAGTGGTACCTGCAGCAGTCAGAGGTCCTAGAAGGCTTCCCAGCAATCCCAAAGAGTGAACTGGAGACGGCTGAAAGAGTGGTCACAGTGGATCAGATGTTCCTGACCTACAGTATAAACACTATTAACGTGACAAAATTCGTTTTAGTGAAGATGAACCAGAATGATCTTGTGGAGAAATTATCAAAAATCATCTCAGAACCTGCAG GGATTCTTGCTGAGTGCCAGCGAACACTGaaaaataacttacaaaagAGGTTCCAGTATGTGTTTGAGAAAATCACAAAAGCAGGAAGTTCTAAACTTCTGAATCAGATCTACACAGAGATCTACATCTCAATGGAAGAGACTGGAGAGGTCAACATGGAACATGAAGTCAGACAGATTGAAACAGCATCCAGGAAACGAGACAGACCAGAAACAACAATCAGATGTGAAGACATCTTTAAACTCTCACCTGGAAGTGatgaaccaatcagaacagtgatGACAAAGGGAGTGGCTGGCATTGGGAAAACAGTCTTAAcacagaagttcactctggactgggctgaAGACAAAGCCAACCAGGACATACAGTTCACATTTCCATTCACTTTCAGAGAGCTGAATGTGCTGAAAGAGAAGAAGTACAGCTTGGTGGAACTTGTTCATCACTTCTTTACTGAAACCAAAGCAGCAGGAATCTGCAGGTTTGAAGAGTTCCCGGTcgtgttcatctttgacggtcTGGATGAGTGTCGACTTCCTCTGGACTTCATCAACAATGAGATCCTGACTGATGTTACAGAGTCCACCTCAGTGGATGTGCTGCTGACAAACCTCATCAAGGGGAATCTGCTACGCTCGGCTCGCCTCTGGATAACCAcacgacctgcagcagccaatcagatccctcctgagTGTGTTGGCATggtgacagaggtcagagggttcaCCGACccacagaaggaggagtacttcaggaagaggttcagagatgaggagcaggcTGGAAGAATCATCTCCCACATCAAGACATCGCgaagcctccacatcatgtgccaCATCCcggtcttctgctggatcactgctacggttctggaggaggtgttgaagaccagagagggaggagagctgcccaagaccctgactgagaTGTACATCCACTTCCTGGTGGTTCAGTCCAAACAGAAGAACGTCAAGTATCatggaaaatgtgagagagatCCACACTGGAGTCCAGAGAGCAGGGAGATGATCGAGTCTCTGGGGAAACTGGCAtttgagcagctgcagaaagGCAACCTTATCTTCTATGAATCTGACCTGAAAGAGTGTCGCATCGATATCAGAGCAGCCTCAGTGTACTCAGGAGTGTTCACACAGATCTTTAAAGAGGAGAGTGGACTGTACCAGGACACGGTGTTCTGCTTCGTCCATCTGAGTGTTCAGGAGTTCCTGGCTGCTCTTCACGTCCATCTGACATTCATCAACTCCGGTGTCAATCTGATGGCAGAAGCAACATGGTGGTCTAAAGTATTTAGAGGGCAACCTAAACTAACACATCTCTACCAGAGTGCTGTGGACAAGGCCTTACAGAGTCGCAACGGACACCTGGACTTGTTCCTCCGCTTCCTCCTGGGTCTTTCACTAGAGACCAATCAGACTCTCCTACAAGGTCTGctgacacagacaggaagtagctCACAGATCAACCAGAAAGCTGTAAAGTACATCAAGAAGAAGATCAATGAGAATCTGTCACCAGAGAAAAGCATCAATCTGTTCCACTGTCTGAatgaactgaatgatggttCTCTAGTGGAGGAGATCCAACAGTCCCTGAGATCAGGACGTCTCTCCACGGATGAACTGTCTCCTGCTCAGTGGTCAGCTCTGGGCTTCATCTTACTGTCATCAGATAAAGATCTGGATGTGTTCGACCTGAAGAAATACTCTAGTTCAGAGGAGGCTCTTCTGAGGCTGCTGCCAGTGGTCAAAGCCTCCAACAAAGCTCT GCTGAGTGGCTGTAACCTTTCAAAGAGAAGCTGTGAAGCACTGTCTTCAGTTCTCAGCTCCCAGTCCTGtagtctgagagagctggacctgagtaacaacGACCTGCAGAATTCCGGAGTGAAGCTGTTGTCTGCTGGACTGAAGAGTACACAATGTACACTGGAAACTCTCAG GCTGTCAGACTGTCGGGTCACAGAGGCaggctgtgcttctctggcctcagctctgcgGTCCGAatcctcccatctgagagagctggacctgagtaacaacGACCTACGGAATTCAGGAGTGAAGGCGCTCTCTGCTGGACTGCAGGATCCACACTGTACACTGAAAACTCTCAG GTTGTCAGGCTGTATGATCACAAAGGATGGCtatgcttctctggcctcagcgcTGAgttccaacccctcccatctgagagagctggacctgagctacaatcatccaggagactcaggggtgaagctgctgtctgctggagtggaggatccacactggagactggagactctCAA GGTGGACCATGATGAACAGCAGAGGTTAAAACCTGGTGTGAGGAAGT GTTTACGTGAACTCTTAATGGACTGA